The following coding sequences lie in one Phragmites australis chromosome 8, lpPhrAust1.1, whole genome shotgun sequence genomic window:
- the LOC133927677 gene encoding pumilio homolog 3-like produces MDAGKGDRKKKGIWEAADVDHPSYSSYCLFPDPPCSKSHLLDIFSLDQPQPQLELPKLEDNPSSEVLTPENRKVHIEVQAQLPAQPKRAPTFSAMNLPDSNAKETAELNLQGQMSYPGNTMPVASGGSGSQYSGAPTTVEQGYNITLMNENGAGGLSEQSSFSSLAPRVDNNNMEELAHLITVQEAYYCAVLDPDQKTPLKLFRQSPHALVNKYAYGVLISDSGERPADAVPLEPHRISGSSQTQHSVGTPNNIHSSSSGPNNRSHDFQLLQQQMRSPVNSTFKLIYIKGQVPAFCADPSGSRFIQQALETATPEEIIMVYEEIMPYVRTLAIDVFANYAVQKLLDNGPQFYKRKVISRLIGNVLTLSLHMYGCRVVQKAFEICDMDQKVEMARELGSKAQKCARDQYANHVIQKCMECVPPQHIQFIYRSFCGRAKVLSLHAQGCRVMQKVLSCCGNPEIYQTLVSEIVDSVTKLSADQYGNYVVQYILEHGGPIERSIIVKRFAGRIMSMSYHKFASNVIEKCLTFGSYEDRQLITKEILTAGGGEQFDHLTDMMVHLYANFVIQTMVVTAEEWQLALLVEVARRNLGTLTRYPQGRQVVSAMERFLGAREKMVGEHRLQRIGSNSSEEVEPIAQEAPVFAIPQQ; encoded by the exons ATGGATGCAGGCAAAGGTGATCGTAAGAAGAAGGGGATATGGGAGGCGGCGGACGTCGACCACCCGTCCTATTCTTCTTACTGCTTGTTCCCGGACCCCCCCTGTAGCAAGAGCCACCTCCTCGACATCTTCTCGCTGGATCAGCCACAACCACAGCTAGAGCTGCCAAAGCTGGAG GATAATCCAAGCAGTGAAGTTTTGACTCCAGAAAATCGGAAGGTGCATATAGAAGTGCAAGCACAACTCCCTGCTCAGCCCAAAAGAGCACCAACTTTTTCAGCAATGAACTTGCCTGACAGCAATGCAAAAGAAACTGCCGAGTTGAATCTTCAGGGGCAAATGAGCTATCCTGGAAACACCATGCCTGTTGCTAGTGGTGGCTCAGGTTCACAGTATTCAGGTGCCCCAACAACAGTTGAGCAAGGCTACAATATTACACTTATGAATGAGAATGGTGCTGGAGGCCTGAGCGAGCAGTCATCTTTTTCTTCGCTTGCGCCAAGAGTGGATAACAATAACATGGAGGAACTTGCTCATCTAATAACAGTCCAAGAGGCATATTACTGTGCAGTCCTTGACCCAGACCAGAAAACTCCTCTGAAACTCTTTCGACAGTCTCCTCATGCTCTGGTGAATAAGTATGCTTATGGTGTTCTGATATCAGATTCTGGGGAACGTCCAGCAGATGCAGTTCCTCTTGAACCACACAGGATTTCTGGTTCTTCTCAAACCCAACATTCTGTAGGCACACCGAACAATATCCATTCTTCTAGCAGTGGACCGAACAATAGGAGTCATGACTTTCAGCTCCTTCAACAGCAGATGAGATCTCCAGTGAACAGCACCTTCAAGCTCATTTACATCAAGGGGCAAGTACCTGCTTTCTG TGCTGATCCATCCGGGAGCCGTTTTATCCAGCAGGCGCTTGAGACGGCAACACCGGAAGAGATAATTATGGTCTATGAGGAAATCATGCCTTATGTTCGTACGCTGGCCATTGATGTCTTCGCAAATTACGCAGTTCAGAAG CTTCTTGATAATGGACCACAATTCTACAAAAGGAAGGTCATTAGTCGTCTGATTGGGAATGTGTTAACCTTAAGCCTTCATATGTACGGTTGCCGAGTGGTCCAGAAG GCTTTTGAAATATGCGATATGGATCAGAAGGTAGAGATGGCCAGGGAGCTTGGAAGCAAAGCACAGAAATGTGCTCGTGACCAGTACGCAAACCATGTCATTCAGAAATGCATGGAGTGTGTGCCACCGCAGCACATCCAGTTCATCTATAGAAGCTTCTGCGGAAGGGCCAAGGTGTTGTCCTTGCATGCTCAAGGATGCCGTGTCATGCAG AAAGTGTTGTCGTGCTGTGGTAATCCGGAGATCTATCAGACTTTGGTGTCAGAGATCGTCGACTCTGTTACCAAGCTGTCTGCAGACCAATATGGAAACTACGTTGTTCAg TACATATTGGAGCATGGAGGACCGATTGAGCGATCCATCATTGTGAAAAGATTTGCTGGGCGGATCATGAGCATGAGCTACCACAAGTTCGCGTCCAACGTCATCGAGAAGTGCCTGACCTTCGGCAGTTACGAGGACCGCCAGCTGATCACGAAGGAGATCCTCACGGCTGGCGGCGGCGAACAGTTCGATCATCTGACG GACATGATGGTCCACCTGTACGCCAACTTCGTGATCCAGACGATGGTGGTGACGGCGGAGGAGTGGCAGCTGGCACTGCTGGTGGAGGTGGCGCGGCGCAACCTGGGCACGCTGACGAGGTACCCGCAAGGCAGGCAAGTCGTCTCGGCCATGGAGAGGTTCCTCGGCGCGAGAG aaaagatggtAGGTGAACATCGTCTCCAACGCATCGGCTCCAACTCGAGCGAAGAGgtggagcccatcgctcaggaggccccagttttTGCTATTCCTCAGCAGTAG